One part of the Anaeromyxobacter sp. Fw109-5 genome encodes these proteins:
- the cglE gene encoding adventurous gliding motility protein CglE — MKRLVLVAALAAPLFALAQESAPALQEDPRAARFRDVERGFFVGLEVGYLGLLDTPTAEPEKFPYAGEDGGRAGGLLVGLNLGVDLGSRISVSLYGQGGNERASVDYGAFSLYTGGLDLRVAVFGTRDRNDFERFYVYLHGRGGYAKSYPEGLFGTDDVVVAGGPGVEYFTRLRHFSVGLAADYVYATKAEASGFAVYPTVRYTF; from the coding sequence TTGAAGCGACTCGTCCTCGTCGCGGCGCTCGCAGCGCCGCTCTTCGCCCTCGCGCAGGAGTCGGCGCCCGCGCTGCAGGAAGACCCGCGCGCCGCGCGCTTCCGCGACGTGGAGCGGGGGTTCTTCGTGGGCCTCGAGGTGGGCTATCTCGGCCTCCTCGACACCCCGACGGCGGAGCCGGAGAAGTTCCCGTACGCCGGGGAGGATGGCGGGCGGGCGGGTGGCCTCCTCGTCGGCCTGAACCTGGGCGTCGACCTCGGCAGCCGCATCTCGGTGTCGCTCTACGGCCAGGGCGGCAACGAGCGAGCGTCCGTGGATTACGGCGCGTTCAGCCTCTACACAGGGGGCCTCGACCTGCGCGTGGCCGTGTTCGGGACCAGGGACCGCAACGACTTCGAGCGGTTCTACGTGTACCTGCACGGCCGCGGCGGCTACGCGAAATCGTATCCGGAGGGGCTGTTCGGCACCGACGACGTGGTCGTCGCGGGCGGCCCGGGCGTCGAGTACTTCACGCGCCTGCGCCACTTCTCCGTGGGGCTCGCGGCGGACTACGTCTACGCCACGAAGGCCGAGGCGAGCGGGTTCGCCGTCTACCCGACCGTTCGCTACACGTTCTAG
- the gltG gene encoding adventurous gliding motility protein GltG: protein MATPITLTVFRGSELVRSEQFNREIIKIGRLASAHLCLDDEKISRIHSVIEVSPDGAISIIDMGSAEGTFVNGKKVSRGTLRMGDQITLGGLRIVLESPDARAALSEAAATPNHAVAAPVVAAPAPARTNGHANGKNGKNGRAVEAPVATASREAPEAAAPAPQEAAEPARPAPAPVAAAPAASAPTHAASAARKQPRARAGAAEVEDLSGESDLGVELRVLWGETLLEAGTFVQPKAPVLLGESPKCDVRLEGLPVDDFPVLRFEDGEYRFTFARGMTGVVEERAGRQTFGELVRAKKAAQDEKVEGAYWIPVPRAGAVRAEIGAQLAVEARPKRPEPVKGAPFWERINYQFLNLFLVLFFVQAGFMVAANNFPYDTDVVADDLFKNPSRMAKFIIKPPEPQKKLEAPKGEKKGDPGEMAEKHKGEEGQMGKKDAPKTNARSAPKAIDPNAKEIVKNTGLLGVLGRGGSAGLSTVFGSGGLGGDLKGAVGNMFGPVVGDSYGLGGLGIRGSGKGGGGSGETIGIGAVGTKGRGGGYAGYGTGVGGLGKKGDRDVNVATGTAVVMGSIDKELIRRVIQEHAAQIRYCYEQQLLINPKLQGKVAIKWIINGDGSASSPQVDGPATTLEDSKVHECMMSRITSWQFPKPKGGGIAVITYPWILRSSGGG, encoded by the coding sequence ATGGCCACCCCCATCACCCTCACGGTCTTCCGCGGCAGCGAGCTCGTCCGGAGCGAGCAGTTCAACCGGGAGATCATCAAGATCGGGCGGCTCGCGTCGGCGCACCTCTGCCTCGACGACGAGAAGATCTCCCGCATCCACTCGGTCATCGAGGTCTCGCCCGACGGCGCGATCTCGATCATCGACATGGGCAGCGCCGAAGGGACGTTCGTCAACGGCAAGAAGGTGAGCCGCGGCACGCTGCGCATGGGCGACCAGATCACGCTCGGCGGGCTGCGCATCGTGCTCGAGTCGCCCGACGCCCGCGCCGCGCTCTCCGAGGCCGCCGCGACGCCGAACCATGCGGTCGCGGCCCCCGTCGTCGCGGCGCCCGCGCCCGCGAGGACGAACGGCCACGCCAACGGCAAGAACGGCAAGAACGGGCGCGCAGTCGAGGCGCCCGTGGCGACCGCGTCGCGCGAGGCCCCGGAGGCCGCGGCCCCCGCGCCGCAGGAGGCCGCCGAGCCCGCGCGACCCGCCCCGGCGCCCGTCGCCGCGGCGCCCGCCGCGAGCGCCCCGACTCACGCGGCGTCCGCCGCGAGGAAGCAGCCGCGTGCCCGCGCTGGCGCCGCCGAGGTCGAGGACCTGTCCGGCGAGTCCGACCTGGGCGTGGAGCTGCGCGTGCTGTGGGGAGAGACGCTGCTCGAGGCGGGCACGTTCGTCCAGCCGAAGGCGCCCGTGCTGCTCGGCGAGAGCCCGAAGTGCGACGTGCGGCTCGAGGGGCTCCCGGTCGACGACTTCCCGGTGCTGCGCTTCGAGGACGGCGAGTACCGCTTCACCTTCGCCCGCGGCATGACCGGCGTGGTGGAGGAGCGCGCCGGCCGGCAGACCTTCGGCGAGCTCGTGCGGGCGAAGAAGGCGGCGCAGGACGAGAAGGTCGAGGGCGCGTACTGGATCCCGGTGCCGCGCGCCGGCGCGGTGCGGGCCGAGATCGGGGCCCAGCTCGCGGTCGAGGCGCGGCCGAAGCGCCCCGAGCCGGTGAAGGGCGCGCCGTTCTGGGAGCGCATCAACTATCAGTTCCTGAACCTGTTCCTCGTCCTGTTCTTCGTGCAGGCCGGGTTCATGGTCGCCGCGAACAACTTCCCGTACGACACCGACGTCGTCGCGGACGACCTGTTCAAGAACCCTTCGCGGATGGCGAAGTTCATCATCAAGCCGCCCGAGCCGCAGAAGAAGCTCGAGGCGCCGAAGGGCGAGAAGAAGGGTGACCCCGGCGAGATGGCCGAGAAGCACAAGGGCGAGGAGGGTCAGATGGGCAAGAAGGACGCGCCCAAGACCAACGCCCGCTCGGCCCCGAAGGCGATCGATCCGAACGCGAAGGAGATCGTGAAGAACACCGGGCTCCTCGGCGTGCTCGGGCGCGGCGGCTCCGCGGGCCTCTCGACCGTGTTCGGCTCGGGCGGCCTGGGCGGCGACCTGAAGGGCGCCGTCGGCAACATGTTCGGGCCGGTGGTGGGCGACAGCTACGGCCTCGGCGGGCTCGGCATCCGCGGCTCGGGCAAGGGCGGCGGCGGCTCCGGCGAGACGATCGGCATCGGCGCCGTCGGCACGAAGGGCCGCGGCGGCGGCTACGCAGGGTACGGCACCGGGGTGGGCGGGCTCGGCAAGAAGGGCGATCGCGACGTGAACGTCGCCACCGGCACCGCCGTGGTGATGGGCTCCATCGACAAGGAGCTCATCCGCAGGGTCATCCAGGAGCACGCGGCGCAGATCCGCTACTGCTACGAGCAGCAGCTCCTCATCAACCCCAAGCTGCAGGGCAAGGTCGCCATCAAGTGGATCATCAACGGCGACGGCTCGGCCTCGAGCCCGCAGGTGGACGGCCCCGCGACGACGCTCGAGGACTCGAAGGTCCACGAGTGCATGATGTCCCGCATCACGAGCTGGCAGTTCCCGAAGCCCAAGGGCGGCGGCATCGCGGTGATCACCTACCCCTGGATCCTCCGCTCGTCGGGCGGAGGGTAG
- the mtnP gene encoding S-methyl-5'-thioadenosine phosphorylase, translated as MAAVKVGVIGGTGLGEALGALGGGEAREIETPFGSPSGPITLTEVGGVPVALLSRHGEGHMRNPSQVPYRANIWALKSLGVTHVLASGACGSLREEVAPKHLVIPDQVIDRTHRRAGTFFDDLAVHVELGAPFCNTLRNVLVKAGTGFPARIHQGGTYVCMEGPQFSTRAESELHRSWGASLIGMTVMPEAKLAREAELCYAVVALPTDYDCWKPHPATLDQAKLIEEILGNVKVATQNALELIRRAIPQVAAIEKPCACQSALALAIWSDRSRIPADVRQKLAPILGKYVP; from the coding sequence ATGGCTGCGGTCAAGGTCGGGGTGATCGGAGGGACGGGGCTCGGCGAGGCGCTCGGCGCGCTGGGCGGAGGCGAGGCGCGCGAGATCGAGACGCCCTTCGGCAGCCCCTCCGGTCCCATCACGCTCACCGAGGTCGGCGGCGTCCCGGTCGCGCTCCTCTCCCGGCACGGCGAGGGGCACATGCGGAACCCGTCGCAGGTGCCCTACCGCGCCAACATCTGGGCGCTCAAGTCGCTGGGCGTGACTCACGTGCTGGCGAGCGGGGCGTGCGGCAGCCTCCGCGAGGAGGTGGCGCCGAAGCACCTCGTCATCCCCGACCAGGTCATCGACCGGACCCACCGCAGGGCGGGCACGTTCTTCGACGACCTCGCTGTCCACGTCGAGCTCGGCGCGCCCTTCTGCAACACCCTCCGCAACGTCCTCGTGAAGGCCGGGACCGGGTTCCCCGCCCGCATCCACCAGGGCGGCACGTACGTCTGCATGGAGGGCCCGCAGTTCTCCACGCGCGCCGAGAGCGAGCTCCACCGCAGCTGGGGCGCCTCGCTCATCGGCATGACGGTGATGCCCGAGGCGAAGCTCGCCCGCGAGGCCGAGCTCTGCTACGCGGTCGTGGCGCTCCCCACCGACTACGACTGCTGGAAGCCGCACCCGGCGACGCTCGATCAGGCGAAGCTCATCGAGGAGATCCTCGGCAACGTGAAGGTCGCCACGCAGAACGCGCTCGAGCTCATCCGGCGCGCCATCCCCCAGGTCGCCGCGATCGAGAAGCCGTGCGCGTGCCAGTCCGCGCTCGCGCTCGCCATCTGGTCCGACCGCTCGCGCATCCCGGCGGACGTCCGCCAGAAGCTGGCGCCGATCCTCGGCAAGTACGTTCCGTAG
- the gltE gene encoding adventurous gliding motility TPR repeat lipoprotein GltE translates to MTTTRRIVPAMLLAGAIGCAGSGPRPGGQADPASEHAASPAASTPQATAEAVGPRGQRLFAEALKAQEDQKKLGVPTDWEHLERKWRAVLDAEEIPEARYNLGVALEQQGDLAGARAAYERALAAKPSLRHAAVNLGVLLEKQGDARAASTVYAAAVRDFPEDPIARERLAALYRASGQLDEAWRLAREALLRDPTSVGANKVLARVALQRGELDLANLIALRTQKLAPKDPELPFVAGLVLARRGDEVGAAAQYRKALALAGDYLPARHALLEAAIRNQAWGAVAEHASAILRVEPRNGPVHLALGVARRHIGKPDEALASYAEAEKLAGDALPEVHLARGVLYMRVKNDCKPAVEAFRAYARAAGPVAAADSPALRLERECVQILEENRRAADAAKQMQLDAERKAAEEAAKKAGKQATGAADAGVPPTSTQEAR, encoded by the coding sequence GTGACGACGACCCGACGAATCGTCCCCGCGATGCTGCTCGCCGGCGCGATCGGCTGCGCCGGTTCCGGTCCCCGCCCCGGCGGGCAGGCCGATCCCGCCTCGGAGCACGCGGCCTCGCCGGCGGCCTCGACGCCGCAGGCCACCGCCGAAGCGGTCGGGCCGCGCGGCCAGCGGCTCTTCGCCGAGGCGCTGAAGGCGCAGGAGGATCAGAAGAAGCTCGGGGTCCCCACGGACTGGGAGCACCTCGAGCGCAAGTGGCGCGCCGTGCTCGACGCGGAGGAGATCCCCGAGGCTCGCTACAACCTCGGCGTCGCGCTCGAGCAGCAGGGCGACCTCGCCGGCGCGCGCGCCGCCTACGAGCGCGCCCTCGCCGCGAAGCCCTCGCTGCGGCACGCCGCGGTGAACCTCGGGGTCCTGCTCGAGAAGCAGGGCGACGCCCGCGCCGCCTCCACCGTCTACGCCGCCGCCGTCCGCGACTTCCCCGAGGACCCGATCGCGCGCGAGCGGCTCGCGGCGCTCTACCGCGCCTCGGGACAGCTCGACGAGGCGTGGCGGCTCGCGCGCGAGGCGCTCTTGCGGGATCCCACCTCGGTGGGCGCGAACAAGGTCCTCGCGCGGGTGGCGCTGCAGCGCGGCGAGCTCGATCTCGCCAACCTCATCGCGCTCCGCACGCAGAAGCTCGCCCCCAAGGACCCCGAGCTCCCCTTCGTCGCCGGGCTGGTGCTCGCCCGCCGGGGCGACGAGGTGGGCGCGGCCGCGCAGTACCGGAAGGCGCTCGCGCTCGCCGGGGACTACCTCCCGGCGCGCCATGCCCTCCTGGAGGCTGCGATCCGCAACCAGGCGTGGGGCGCGGTCGCGGAGCACGCGTCCGCCATCCTCCGGGTGGAGCCGAGGAACGGCCCGGTCCACCTGGCGCTCGGCGTCGCGAGGCGCCACATCGGGAAGCCCGACGAGGCGCTCGCGTCCTACGCCGAGGCGGAGAAGCTTGCGGGAGACGCGCTGCCCGAGGTCCACCTCGCGCGCGGGGTGCTGTACATGCGGGTGAAGAACGACTGTAAGCCGGCCGTCGAGGCGTTCCGCGCCTACGCGCGGGCCGCGGGACCGGTGGCGGCGGCCGACTCGCCGGCCCTTCGGCTCGAGCGGGAGTGCGTGCAGATCCTGGAGGAGAACCGCCGGGCGGCCGACGCGGCGAAGCAGATGCAGCTCGACGCCGAGCGGAAGGCCGCCGAGGAGGCCGCCAAGAAGGCGGGGAAGCAGGCGACCGGTGCCGCCGATGCGGGCGTGCCGCCCACATCGACGCAGGAAGCGAGATGA
- a CDS encoding ABC-F family ATP-binding cassette domain-containing protein, with protein sequence MTLLHAASLRLAFGSRTVFDGLTLTIEEGERVGLVGVNGSGKSSLMRMLARAAEPDAGELQLRRGALVTYLPQEPEFPADATVASELEVARAPLRAAIDAHAALSARLAGEQDPAAHDRLLHDLARLGDRIEQLGGWDTAHEARRLLERLGVREWDRPVSELSGGTRKRVALARALLTHPDLLLLDEPTNHLDADTVDWLEEELDRLRGALLLVTHDRYFLDDLVDRIVEITPGAGVTSYPGNYQAYLEQKLAAEEQGALAEHKRERWIAQEVAWLRRGVEARRTKSKARIERARRLMAERGAARPRVPELQLAATPRLSQTVLEGHGLVKRFGARTVLDGVSLTVQRGERIGIVGPNGAGKTTFLRVLLGELAPEAGRVVVGARTRVAYHDQGREALDPDQTVYEAAGGSRDGTRGEDFVELSGRRVALRDYLDDLLFPPSVQRMQVKALSGGERNRLLLARAFLAGANVLVLDEPTNDLDLVTLNVLERLLLGFDGAVLLVTHDRYFLDKVATAILAFEGEGRAVRYEGNYETYRTLKEQAEAAARAEAGPARAEARPAAPEARAAAPDRGRRPGRLSFKEQRELEGMEAAILAAEERKAALEAALSDPATYQKDGAAVGAMREALEQAAAEVERLYARWQELEALRGA encoded by the coding sequence GTGACGCTCCTCCACGCCGCCTCGCTCCGGCTGGCCTTCGGCAGCCGCACGGTCTTCGACGGGCTCACCCTCACCATCGAGGAGGGCGAGCGGGTCGGGCTCGTGGGCGTGAACGGCTCCGGAAAGTCCTCGCTCATGCGCATGCTCGCGCGCGCGGCGGAGCCGGACGCCGGCGAGCTGCAGCTCCGGCGCGGCGCGCTCGTCACCTACCTGCCGCAGGAGCCGGAGTTCCCGGCGGACGCCACCGTCGCCTCCGAGCTGGAGGTGGCGCGGGCGCCGCTCCGGGCGGCGATCGACGCGCACGCGGCGCTCTCCGCGCGGCTCGCCGGCGAGCAGGACCCCGCCGCGCACGATCGGCTGCTGCACGATCTCGCGCGCCTCGGGGACCGCATCGAGCAGCTGGGGGGCTGGGACACCGCCCACGAGGCGCGCCGGCTGCTGGAGCGGCTCGGCGTGAGGGAGTGGGACCGCCCGGTCTCCGAGCTGTCGGGTGGCACCCGGAAGCGCGTCGCCCTGGCGCGGGCGCTGCTCACGCACCCCGACCTCCTCCTCCTCGACGAGCCGACGAACCACCTGGACGCGGACACCGTGGACTGGCTGGAGGAGGAGCTCGATCGCCTCCGGGGCGCGCTCCTCCTCGTCACCCACGACCGCTACTTCCTCGACGACCTCGTGGATCGCATCGTCGAGATCACGCCGGGCGCGGGCGTGACGAGCTACCCAGGCAACTACCAGGCGTACCTCGAGCAGAAGCTCGCGGCCGAGGAGCAGGGCGCGCTCGCGGAGCACAAGCGCGAGCGCTGGATCGCGCAGGAGGTCGCCTGGCTGCGCCGCGGCGTCGAGGCGCGCCGCACCAAGTCCAAGGCCCGCATCGAGCGTGCCCGGCGGCTCATGGCGGAGCGCGGCGCGGCGCGCCCGCGGGTGCCGGAGCTGCAGCTCGCCGCCACGCCGCGGCTCTCGCAGACGGTCCTCGAGGGGCACGGGCTCGTGAAGCGCTTCGGCGCGCGGACCGTGCTCGACGGGGTGAGCCTCACGGTCCAGCGCGGCGAGCGGATCGGGATCGTCGGTCCGAACGGCGCTGGCAAGACCACCTTCCTGCGGGTGCTGCTCGGCGAGCTCGCGCCGGAGGCGGGGCGCGTCGTCGTCGGGGCGCGCACGCGGGTCGCCTATCACGACCAGGGGCGCGAGGCGCTCGATCCCGATCAGACCGTCTACGAGGCCGCGGGCGGGAGCAGGGACGGCACGCGCGGAGAGGACTTCGTCGAGCTGTCCGGCCGGCGCGTGGCGCTCCGCGACTACCTCGACGACCTCCTCTTCCCGCCGTCCGTCCAGCGCATGCAGGTGAAGGCGCTCTCGGGCGGCGAGCGGAACCGGCTGCTCCTCGCGCGCGCCTTCCTCGCCGGCGCGAACGTGCTGGTCCTCGACGAGCCGACCAACGACCTCGACCTCGTCACCCTCAACGTCCTCGAGCGGTTGCTGCTCGGGTTCGACGGCGCGGTCCTCCTCGTCACCCACGACCGCTACTTCCTCGACAAGGTCGCCACCGCGATCCTCGCCTTCGAGGGAGAGGGGAGGGCGGTGCGCTACGAGGGGAACTACGAGACGTACCGCACGCTGAAGGAGCAGGCCGAGGCGGCCGCGAGGGCCGAGGCCGGGCCGGCCAGGGCCGAGGCGCGGCCCGCCGCCCCGGAGGCGCGCGCCGCCGCGCCGGACCGGGGCCGCAGGCCGGGGAGGCTGTCGTTCAAGGAGCAGCGCGAGCTCGAGGGGATGGAGGCGGCGATCCTCGCGGCCGAGGAGCGCAAGGCCGCGCTCGAGGCCGCGCTCTCGGACCCGGCGACCTACCAGAAGGACGGCGCCGCGGTGGGCGCGATGCGCGAGGCGCTGGAGCAGGCGGCGGCGGAGGTGGAGCGGCTGTACGCGCGCTGGCAGGAGCTCGAGGCACTCCGCGGCGCATGA
- the cglF gene encoding adventurous gliding motility protein CglF yields MRNLLVVAAIALPLAASAQREPERAQPPAQEPRVEYEKKTVINFEDDTIEGDLKRPDGEYVEARRRVDHSNLIKIRENWRDKVMQASGDL; encoded by the coding sequence ATGCGTAACCTTCTCGTCGTAGCAGCGATCGCGCTCCCGCTCGCCGCCTCCGCGCAGCGCGAGCCCGAGCGGGCGCAGCCGCCCGCGCAGGAGCCGAGGGTGGAGTACGAGAAGAAGACCGTCATCAACTTCGAGGACGACACGATCGAGGGCGACCTGAAGCGCCCCGACGGCGAGTACGTCGAAGCCCGCCGCCGGGTCGATCACTCGAACCTCATCAAGATCCGCGAGAACTGGCGCGACAAGGTGATGCAGGCGTCCGGCGACCTCTAG
- a CDS encoding tetratricopeptide repeat protein: MQRALVAAVLMALGASTAGAATQAPPREADLGQKRSIAPDAALGGTLEAARPRAKDAGGPALAFETFRKTIEIQVSDKRREEIASLRKLIDLGGGSQAEMPQWYYRLAELLWEESQYFFFQANRRDDQLIALGKGNPAEAARLKSEKADLEDQSRKLQVQAVALYKAIIAKYPKYPRLDEVLYFLAENLSQRDRFDPEALKAYRALIERYPSSRYVPDAWMAFGEYYFEKANKSDRTGNLTKALDAYKKAAEYQESSVYAYALYKQAWVHYNLGAYDQSLELFRAVIYFGELPTSTVPADKKLALVKEARKDYVRTYSHIGSAEGAAEEFRRVGGEKGWWEMLRSLADLYYGDGKDRDAILVYARLIREKPLAPEAPYYQSRIVTSAGRMGRKEAAVQQAHVFVKMLRDIEASPVAKDEHGKKMLADARRDAEQTLRVLAVQYHNEWKKTRDEPVAGFAAAVYRDYLDVFPNEPTAYEMRFFHAELRYALADFEGAGAEYEAVALQDVKAVRAKPPGKPGKFFKDALENAVFAWDLVAKKLDETEKRVPTDPRKRLPLAPARQKLLASCERYLEYQPKGEKWVEIAYKAANIHYRHNAFAEATDLFTRIALDHPSHELAGYSTNLVLDAYNLLGDWRNVNGWAKRFYANAALVKAHPALKDDLARVIEQSAFKIIEEREKARDYEAAAEEYIAFSRDWPQSRLAPTALYNASVDYGRAHRLDRAMEVREQFLARYPGHELAPKSLYDNAEAFEAIADFSRAADLYERYFREWKRGAEPRPRGKKGKAPAAEATARWEEKKANDAIINAAVIRAGLREWARAEAASQAYLETWPRGADAPRIFLSLADLYGRRGQPSKELKQLQEYRGRYAKDPDEWLAITQRIAALYEKARSARLARDTYAEALGYWKRNRSRVKERGLPVVAQAMYLDLEQDFEEYGRITLNVAPKQLKAQLQVKGRKLKQLEERYGQVVKLKQAEPAICALYKIGLGYKHFAQTLFAAPIPREIRGQRELVEEYKAQLAQFAEPLEQKAVEGLELAMNASRDYGVVNDCAKQATAILVKYKPDEYGPSPEALPRIAQPELRDAPHGHGILAQLQPAAAPAPRQVRHAEPALPPLRVTPAAQRGDPRAAPADPQRRVVEEAPLPSRKDRQKADEEDEDLLP; encoded by the coding sequence ATGCAGCGTGCTCTCGTCGCCGCCGTCTTGATGGCGCTCGGCGCTTCCACGGCGGGTGCGGCCACCCAGGCGCCGCCGCGCGAGGCGGACCTCGGCCAGAAGCGGTCGATCGCGCCGGACGCCGCCCTCGGCGGCACGCTCGAGGCGGCGCGGCCGCGCGCGAAGGACGCGGGCGGCCCCGCGCTCGCGTTCGAGACCTTCCGCAAGACCATCGAGATCCAGGTCTCCGACAAGCGCCGCGAGGAGATCGCGTCGCTCCGCAAGCTCATCGACCTCGGCGGCGGCTCCCAGGCCGAGATGCCGCAGTGGTACTACCGGCTCGCCGAGCTGCTGTGGGAGGAGTCGCAGTACTTCTTCTTCCAGGCGAACCGGCGGGACGACCAGCTCATCGCGCTCGGCAAGGGCAACCCGGCGGAGGCGGCGCGGCTCAAGAGCGAGAAGGCGGACCTCGAGGACCAGTCGCGCAAGCTGCAGGTGCAGGCGGTCGCGCTCTACAAGGCGATCATCGCGAAGTACCCGAAGTACCCGCGCCTCGACGAGGTGCTCTACTTCCTCGCGGAGAACCTCTCCCAGCGCGACCGCTTCGATCCCGAGGCGCTGAAGGCGTACCGGGCGCTCATCGAGCGCTATCCGAGCTCGCGCTACGTGCCCGACGCCTGGATGGCGTTCGGCGAGTACTACTTCGAGAAGGCGAACAAGAGCGACCGCACCGGGAACCTGACGAAGGCGCTCGACGCCTACAAGAAGGCGGCCGAGTACCAGGAGAGCTCGGTCTACGCCTACGCGCTCTACAAGCAGGCGTGGGTGCACTACAACCTCGGCGCCTACGACCAGTCGCTCGAGCTCTTCCGGGCCGTCATCTACTTCGGCGAGCTCCCGACGAGCACCGTCCCCGCGGACAAGAAGCTCGCGCTCGTGAAGGAGGCGCGGAAGGACTACGTCCGGACCTACAGCCACATCGGCTCGGCCGAGGGCGCCGCGGAGGAGTTCCGGCGCGTCGGCGGCGAGAAGGGCTGGTGGGAGATGCTGCGGTCCCTCGCCGACCTCTACTACGGGGACGGCAAGGACCGGGACGCGATCCTCGTGTACGCGCGCCTCATCCGCGAGAAGCCGCTCGCGCCCGAGGCGCCGTACTACCAGTCGCGCATCGTGACGTCCGCGGGACGCATGGGCCGCAAGGAGGCGGCGGTCCAGCAGGCCCACGTGTTCGTGAAGATGCTGCGGGACATCGAGGCGTCGCCCGTGGCCAAGGACGAGCACGGCAAGAAGATGCTCGCCGACGCGCGCCGCGACGCCGAGCAGACGCTGCGCGTGCTGGCCGTCCAGTACCACAACGAGTGGAAGAAGACGCGCGACGAGCCGGTGGCGGGCTTCGCCGCCGCGGTGTACCGCGACTACCTCGACGTCTTCCCGAACGAGCCGACCGCGTACGAGATGCGCTTCTTCCACGCGGAGCTGCGCTACGCGCTCGCGGACTTCGAGGGCGCGGGCGCCGAGTACGAGGCGGTGGCCCTGCAGGACGTGAAGGCCGTCCGCGCGAAGCCCCCCGGGAAGCCGGGCAAGTTCTTCAAGGACGCGCTGGAGAACGCGGTGTTCGCGTGGGACCTCGTCGCGAAGAAGCTCGACGAGACCGAGAAGCGCGTCCCCACCGATCCCAGGAAGCGCCTCCCGCTGGCCCCGGCCCGCCAGAAGCTCCTCGCCTCCTGCGAGCGGTACCTCGAGTACCAGCCGAAGGGCGAGAAGTGGGTCGAGATCGCCTACAAGGCGGCGAACATCCACTACCGCCACAACGCGTTCGCCGAGGCGACGGACCTCTTCACGCGCATCGCGCTCGACCACCCGTCGCACGAGCTCGCCGGCTACTCCACGAACCTCGTCCTCGACGCGTACAACCTGCTCGGCGACTGGCGCAACGTGAACGGCTGGGCGAAGCGGTTCTACGCGAACGCGGCCCTCGTGAAGGCCCACCCGGCGCTGAAGGACGATCTCGCGCGCGTCATCGAGCAGAGCGCGTTCAAGATCATCGAGGAGCGGGAGAAGGCGCGCGACTACGAGGCCGCCGCCGAGGAGTACATCGCCTTCTCGCGCGACTGGCCCCAGTCGCGCCTCGCGCCCACCGCGCTCTACAACGCCTCCGTCGACTACGGGCGCGCGCACCGGCTGGACCGGGCGATGGAGGTGCGCGAGCAGTTCCTGGCGCGGTACCCCGGGCACGAGCTGGCCCCGAAGTCGCTCTACGACAACGCCGAGGCGTTCGAGGCGATCGCCGACTTCTCGCGCGCGGCCGACCTCTACGAGCGCTACTTCCGCGAGTGGAAGCGCGGCGCCGAGCCGCGCCCGCGCGGTAAGAAGGGCAAGGCCCCCGCGGCGGAGGCCACCGCCCGCTGGGAAGAGAAGAAGGCGAACGACGCGATCATCAACGCGGCGGTGATCCGCGCCGGCCTGCGCGAGTGGGCCCGGGCGGAGGCCGCGAGCCAGGCCTACCTCGAGACCTGGCCCAGGGGCGCCGACGCTCCGCGCATCTTCCTCTCGCTCGCCGACCTGTACGGCCGGCGCGGCCAGCCCTCCAAGGAGCTGAAGCAGCTCCAGGAGTACCGGGGCCGCTACGCGAAGGATCCGGACGAGTGGCTCGCGATCACCCAGCGGATCGCGGCGCTGTACGAGAAGGCGCGGAGCGCGCGGCTGGCCCGGGACACCTACGCCGAGGCGCTCGGCTACTGGAAGCGGAACCGCAGCCGCGTGAAGGAGCGCGGCCTGCCCGTGGTCGCGCAGGCCATGTACCTCGACCTCGAGCAAGACTTCGAGGAGTACGGCCGGATCACGCTGAACGTCGCGCCGAAGCAGCTCAAGGCGCAGCTCCAGGTGAAGGGCCGCAAGCTGAAGCAGCTCGAGGAGCGATACGGCCAGGTGGTGAAGCTCAAGCAGGCCGAGCCGGCCATCTGCGCCCTCTACAAGATCGGGCTGGGGTACAAGCACTTCGCCCAGACCCTCTTCGCCGCGCCGATCCCCCGCGAGATCCGGGGGCAGCGCGAGCTCGTCGAGGAGTACAAGGCGCAGCTCGCGCAGTTCGCCGAGCCGCTCGAGCAGAAGGCGGTCGAGGGGCTCGAGCTCGCGATGAACGCCTCGCGCGACTACGGCGTCGTGAACGACTGCGCGAAGCAGGCGACCGCGATCCTGGTGAAGTACAAGCCGGACGAGTACGGGCCGTCGCCGGAGGCGCTGCCCCGCATCGCCCAGCCGGAGCTCCGCGACGCGCCGCACGGCCACGGCATCCTCGCGCAGCTCCAGCCGGCGGCCGCGCCCGCGCCGCGGCAGGTGCGCCACGCCGAGCCGGCGCTGCCGCCGCTCCGCGTCACCCCCGCCGCCCAGCGCGGCGATCCGCGCGCCGCGCCCGCGGACCCGCAGCGGCGGGTCGTGGAGGAGGCGCCGCTACCGTCGCGGAAGGACCGCCAGAAGGCCGACGAGGAAGACGAGGACCTGCTGCCGTGA